The ANME-2 cluster archaeon DNA window ATATCGACCCGCCCTTTGATGTGGGCGCTGATTTTTCCATGGATATTGAGATTGGCGGCGATACTTTTACTAAAAAGCCAAATGTGCTTGAAGAAATTGCATACAGGGATACGTGGGGCAGGGGGGCAGATTCTTTTATTGCTATGATCTATGAGCGGCTGGTACTGATGCGGGATCTGCTGGCTGAGGATGGGAGTATCTATGTGCATTGTGACTGGCGGGTGAATTCATTTTTACGCTTGGTTTTGGCGGAAGTATTCGGTAAGAAAAATTTTCGAAGTGAAATCACTTGGGTCAGATCGACAAATCCCAAGGGTTCACAACATGTATCTCAAAAATACGATGTATATACAGATAGCATTTATTATTTTGCTAAGTCTGATAAAACCGCGATAAATCTTGAGGATATTCGTATTCCTCTATCAAAAGCTGATCTTGAAGAAAAGTATAAGTATAGCGATGAAAAGGGCCGCTACTATGATGGGCCTATTGTGAGGTCGATGTCGATGGGGCCTCGTCCAACGATGGTTTTCGAGTACAAAGGTTACACTCCTCCTAACTGTGGATGGCGTGTAGTGCGCAAGAAGCTCGAAGAAATCGATCGTAACGGTGATTTAGGCTGGACAAGCAATGGTAAGCCTTTCAGAAAACTACGACCGAAAGATGATAAAGGGAAGCCAGTTGGAAATTTCTGGAATGACATCTCATTGATAAATTCTCAAGCGGAAGAGCGAATTGGTTACCCCACTCAAAAACCCGAAGCCCTCCTCGAACGTATCATCAAAGCCTCATCCAACGAAGGCGACCTTATCGCCGACTTGTTCGGTGGCTCCGGCACCACAGCAGCAGTCGCAGAAAAACTCGGCCGCAAATGGATAGTCTCAGACCTTGGCAAGTTCGCCATTCACACCACCCGCAAGCGTATAATCGGCGTACAGAGGCAACTCAAAGAAGACGCCAGGGACTGGCGCGCCTTTGAGATACTCAACCTCGGCAAGTACGAACGCCAGCACTACATCGGCGTCAACCCCAACCTGCGGGAAGAGGAAAAGCAAAAACAGCTTGAAGCAAAAGAAAAGCATTTTGTTGAACTTATTCTTCACGCATACCGCGCCGAAGCAGTGGAAAACTTCAAAACATTCCATGCAAAAAAAGCAGGCCGCATGGTAGCAGTCGGGCCGGTGAACCTGCCGGTGACACGCTTGTATGTGGAAGAGGTCATCCTTGAGTGCCGGGAAAAACGCATCTCTCGCGTGGACATTCTAGGCTTTGAGTTTGAGATGGGGCTGTTCCCCAACATTCTCGACGAAGCAAAAACCAAAGGCATTGACCTTGCCATGAAATACATCCCACGTGAGGTATTTGATAAGCGGGCAGTGGAAAAGAACCAGGTAGTATTCCATGATGTCTCCTACATCGAAGTCAAACCCCATGTCAAGAAAAAATCCATTGCAGTTGAACTGACCGACTTTTCCGTGTTCTACTCACAGGACTCCATAGACCATGCAGCCGAAAGCCTCAAAGCAGGCAAGAACAAGATAGTGGTAGAACAGGGGCAGATCGTAAAAGTCAGCAAGAACAAAAAAGGAATCATCACCCGCGAAGTACTGACACAGCACTGGACCGACTGGATTGATTACTGGAGCGTGGACTTTGACTTTGAAAGTAAGCGGGAGATCATAGCCGTCAAGAACGAAGAGACCGACGAGACTGAAGAATACTGGACAGGTGACTTTATCTTTGAGAACGAATGGCAAAGTTTCCGCACAAAAAAGGACCGGAACCTTGAACTGAAAACGCCACTTCACGAATGTAAGCCCGGGCGGTATAAGATCGCTGTCAAGGTAGTGGATATTTTCGGCAATGATACTATGAAAATTATTGAGGCGAGTGTATGAGTGAACCCATTCCTGTAAATCCTGATATTATGCGGTGGGCAAGGGAAACGGCTGGATACAGCATAGAAGATGTTGTTGATAAGATCAAGCGTAAACGTGTGACGGCCGAAGTGGTTCAAGACTGGGAAAATGGCAACGCAAGTCCATCATATCCTCAACTGGAAAAACTTGCCTATAAAATATTCAAACGGCCTTTGGCATTATTTTTCTTTCCTGAACCACCTGAAGAAGAAACTCCAAGGCAGTCTTTTCGTACATTACCCCGGCAGGAAATTGACCTGATGGAGCCCACATTGCTCTATCTGATCCGTAAGGCAATGGCGTTGCGGGAGAATCTAAAAGAATTGTATGACAATGTGAACCCGGCAAAGCAGAAAATATTTATTGATCTTGAAATAAAAAGTTCTGATCCAGTGTCTAATGCGGCAAAAGAAGTGAGGAAATATTTAGGTGTTAGTCTTAAAGAACAATATGCAGTAGAATCAAACGAAGATGCATTAAAATATTGGCGCAATTTGCTTGAAGAACATGGGATTTTTATCTTTAAAGGTGCATTCAAAGATGAGGAATTTTCAGGCTTTTGTCTATATGACAATGTTTTTCCAATAATATATATCAATAACAGCCAGGCAAAAAGCCGTCAGATATTTACACTTTTTCATGAGCTTGCACATCTTCTGTTCAGGACCGGAGGAGTTGATCTAAGACATGATGATTTTGTCTGGAGGATAAGTGGGAACAATAAGCATATTGAAGTTTTTTGTAATAAATTTGCAGGAGAATTTCTGGTTCCCTCTGAAGATGTTCAAAAACACTTACGCAATAAGAGTATAGACGACAATCTGCTGTCTGGTCTGGCAAAAAAGTATAGCGTTAGTCGTGAGGTTATTCTGCGCAAATGTCTTGATCTGGGATATGTAGGTCAGGCATTTTACGAATCAAAAGTACGGGAATGGGAAACTGAAGCATCAAAGCATAAAAAACCCGGTTCAGGTGGCGATTATTATAGAACTCAAAAAACATATCTGGGCGACCGCTATATTGAAACAGCGTTCAGTAAATATTATCAAGGCGTTATTTCGAAATCGCAATTGTCAGACTATCTCGGAATAAAGGAAGATAAAGTGCTCAAATTTGAGGATAATCTGTTACGCAGGAGCTAGTGCTATGAAATACGTTTTTGACACTGGTCCTCTTATCGATCTTTTCAATCATTATTATCCGGCAAGATTTCCTACATTGTGGGAGCAGTTTCATGATCTCGTTTTAGAAGGAGAGCTTATTTCAGTCAGGGAGGTTTACAATGAGATCAACTCTCGGGAAGATGCATTGACAAGTTGGGCAAAAGAAGAAAAAGATAAATTATTTTCAAAACCCACAATTGAAGAATTCCGGTTTGTAAGTGAGATTTTCAAAGTACAGCATTTTCAGGCAATGATCCGAAATAAAGAAAGGCTTCAGGGCAAGCCAGTCGCTGATCCGTTTGTAATAGCCCGCGCCAAAGTACTTAATTGTCAAGTAGTAACCACCGAAATATTCAGAGATCATTCTGCAAAAATCCCAAATGTCTGCAATTACTTTTCTGTTCAATGCACCAATTTGGAAGGTTTTATGGAACAAGAGGGGTGGACTTTTTAATTGATAGGACTTAATGGTGGACAGGTATGAAAAGGGAGCAAGCACTGAAACTTTTGCGTGAGCATAAACAGGAGTTTGAGGAACAATATGGAATCACCCGGCTGGGAATATTTGGTTCGGTAGCAAGAGATGAAGCGGTTGATAGCAGCGATGTGGACGTTGTTGTTGAGATGCCGCCCGATATGTTTGCAAGAGTAAGCCTCAAAGAAGAACTGGAGACGATCTTCAGGTCAAAGGTCGATCTGGTGCGTTACTGGCGGCGTATGAATCACTACCTGAAAAGGCGCATCGACAGGGAGGCATACTATGTATGATGCAACGTTGCTTCTGGAAAAGTTAGAACAGATTGACGAGGCGTTAGAGAAAATCCAGCGTCGGTTTACCAGCATTAATTCGCCAGATGATTTTCTGGATAGTGATAAAGGTCAGGACATGCTGGATGGAATCGCTATGATGCTCATAGCCATCGGGGAAAACTTCAAAACAATCGACACAGACACCGAAGGAAAATATCTAACAAAACATTATCCAGATATTCACTGGTCTGGCGTCAAAGGGGTGCGTGACGTCCTTTCTCACCAGTACTTCAATATCGACGCCGAGGAGATTTTCTACATTTGTACCAATGATCTGCAGCCTTTGCGCACTGTTGTACAGGAAATGATAAAGGAGTTGAAAAATGGCCATACACCCTGATTTTCCCCCGTCTCCACACAACATATTAAACCCGGATATCCGCTGGTTCCCTGCCGACGAGGCGCTCAGTGAATCAAGCTATGATAAACTGCTGCCGCCCCTGGTACATGTGCTGCGAAAAAAAGTCAAAGCATGGCGGGACAATGGTTATGATGGTGCAAGCAACACAAGCAAATCACTGCTCAACTGGTGGTTCAAAACAGAACACCTGTTGCCAAAAGCCGATGGAACGACCTTTTTGTTCCAGTATTATTTCGCCCAGCGTGAAGCTGTAGAGACAGTTATTTATCTCTATGATGTGGTTCATGTAAAGGACAAATACGATCTGCTGCGCTATGATTCTTCAGAAGCTGTATCTGCCGGCATGTTTGACGAGGATTGGCGACGTTTTGTGATAAAAATGGCTACTGGTAGCGGCAAGACCAAAGTGTTGAGTCTTATACTGGCTTGGTGCTATTTCCATAAACTCTATGAGCCGGATTCGAAACTGGCCCGCAACTTCCTAATGATTGCCCCGAACATCATCGTGCTGGATCGGCTGCGTACCGACTTTGACGGTTTGCGCATCTTTTTTAATGACCCGGTGCTGCCTGACAACGGATATGAAGGCCAGAACTGGCAGGACGATTTTCAGTTGACCCTGCACATCCAGGACGATGTCAACATCACCCGCAAGACCGGGAATATATTTCTCACCAATATTCACCGGGTTTATGCCAGTAACGATGTTGAGCCCAGCTTTGAAGATGATGACCTTGCAGATTATTTCCTTGGCAGGCGGCCCACTGGCGAAACAATCGATTCCAAGGTGGATTTAGGGGATATTGTCAGGGAAATTGATGAATTGGTGGTGCTCAATGATGAAGCCCACCATATTCATGACAAACGCCTGGCATGGTTCAGATCCATTGAAGATATTCATAACAGACTCAGGCAAAAAGACCATTTTCTTTCCCTGCAGGTAGATGTAACGGCAACCCCAAAGCATAACAACGGTGCCATCTTTGTGCAGACCATATCCGACTATCCATTGGTGGAAGCCATAACCCAGAATGTGGTCAAACATCCGGTATTGCCTGATTCTGCTAGCCAGTCAAAACTGATAGAGCAACAGAGCGCCATTTTTTCAGAAAAGTATGCGGATTATCTGAATCTGGGAGTTGAAGAATGGCGCAAAGCTTATGTTGAGCATGAAAAATTAGGGAAAAAAGCCATTCTGTTTGCCATGACAGATGACACGAAAAACTGCGATGAAGTGGCAGAATACCTTAAAAACAATTTCCCTGAATTAAAAGATTCGGTGCTGGTGATCCACACCAAGAACAATGGTGAGATTTCCGAGGCAAGCAGTAAGAAAGCAAAAGAAGAAATGGATATACTCAGAAAGCAAGCCAATGAAATAGATGGTTTAGATAGCCCATACAAAGCCATTGTATCTGTGATGATGTTAAAAGAAGGGTGGGATGTCAGGAATGTAACCACCATTGTAGGTTTGAGGCCATATTCAGCCAAAAGCAACATTCTACCTGAACAAACTTTGGGCCGCGGTATCCGCTGCATGTATCCCGGATCTGGCACGAAAGAATATGTCAGCGTGGTCGGAACAGATGCCTTTATGAATTTTGTTGAATCCATACAGAATGAGGGAGTTGAGCTTGAGCGCAGGGCTATGGGTGAAGGAACCAGGGCCAAAACGCCACTGATTGTTGAAGTGGACAATGAAAACACAAAAAAAGACCTAGATAAACTGGACATCCGGCTACCTGTCTTAACTCCACGTATATTCAGGAATTATAAGAGTCTTGAAGACTTGAATCCAGGCACATTTGAGAACAAAAAAGTTGGATATAAACTGTTTTCAGAAGAAGAAAAGCGCGAAATTATTTTCAAGGATATAACAACTAATGAAGTCACACATACGACTACACTTGATCCAATTACTGTTACTGATTACCGTAATGCTATAGGATATTTCACCCAGATCATTATGAAAGATATCAATCTGTTTAGCGGATATGATGTATTGTACGGCAAGGTCAAGGAATTTATACAAAACTTCCTGTTTGATCAGGAAATTGAGATTGATGATCTAAACACAATAAGGAATCTCTCTGAACTGGAAGCAACAAAGGCAGTGATAGAAACTTTCAAGAAAAAGATTAACGAATTGACGGTACAGGATAAAGGTGATGTAAAAATAAAGGATTATATAATATTACGCCAAACAAGACCTTTCGTTGCCAAGGAGCAAAGTTATCTTGTGCCACAAAAGAGCATATTCAATAAAATCATAGGTGACAGTCAACTTGAGCTGCATTTTGCATCATTTCTTGAGGGTTGTGATGATGTAATTTCATATGTTAAAAATTATTTTGCCGTGAATTTCCGTATCGATTATGAGAATATTGATGGTGATATTTCAAATTACTATCCAGATTTTATTGTTAAAAAATCTGAAAAAGAGATTTACATTATCGAAACCAAAGGACAGGAAGGTCTGGATGTACCATTGAAAATGAACCGCTTAAAACAATGGTGTGAAGACATTAACAAATTACAAAAAGAAATAATGTTTGATTATATATTTGTTGATGAAGAAGGCTTCCACGCATACACTCCATCATCTTTTAAACATCTTGTTAATACATTCAAAGAATACAAAAGTGAATGATATATCTCCACCAGTTGCAGTATTAAGGTACCTGGATGTCCTTGTGTTTTTCATAGTACATAAAATATAACTTTAACTGTTAGGTCTGTATCCTAAGGGAACAGCCCCAACATCTTGATCGAATCGGCCACCCTGCTTACACCGATTGCAAGGCTGGCATCCCGCATATTCAGTCCCTTCTCCTCTTTCGCATCCCATACATTCTTAAATGATGATACCAGCTTTGCCTCAAGCTGTTGGTTAACCTCTGTCAGGCTCCAGTGCTGGCGGTTGATATTCTGCACCCATTCAAGATAGCTCACCATGACACCACCTGAGTTTGCAAGAATATCAGGCACCAGTAATATCCCGTTATTATCCAGTATCGTGTCTGCTTCGGTTGTGGTGGGGTTATTGGCACCCTCAACGATCACCTTTGCTTTGATATTTCCTGCATTCTTCATTGTGATCTGGTTCCCCAGTGCAGACGGTACAAGGAAGTCGCATTCCAGTTCAAGGAGTTCTTCATTTGTCAGCTTTTCACTTCCCTGGAACCCCTCAACCGAACCGGTCTCTAATTTATGGGCAAAAACCTTACTTGGGTTAAGACCGTCAGGATCAAATATACCGCCTCTTGAATCACTTACTCCGATAATCCTGCATCCCATACTGTTCAACGTCATTGCAGCGTTAACACCCACATTTCCGAAACCCTGTATCACAACAGTTGAATCCTTCAGTTTCATACCCAGGGTTTTGGCAGTCTCCCTTAAGATTATTGCCGCACCCCGTCCGGTAGCCTCGGCACGTCCTTCGCTTCCTCCCAACCCGATAGGTTTGCCGGTCACCACTTCAGGAACAGAGTATCCCTTTATGACACTATAGGTATCCATCATCCATGCCATGGTCTGGGCATCTGTATACATATCAGGCGCAGGCACATCCCTATAGGGACCGATGAACTGGGATATCATGGTAGTGTAACGCCTGGTTATGTGTTCCTTCTCACCAATGGACATTTCCTTTGTATTGCAGACGATGCCGCCCTTTGCGCCGCCGTAAGGTATGTCGATGAGTGCACATTTCCATGTCATCCCCATTGCAAGGGATTTTACTTCATCCATGGACACTTCATGATGATACCTGATACCGCCCTTATAGGGTCCCCTGGCATCGTTATGCTGGACGCGGTACCCGGTAAAGACTTTTATCCCCCCATTATCCATTTTAATTGGCAGGGAGACAGTATGTATCATTTTATGACTGATGAGTATCTCATATAGCCCGGGATCCATGTCCATCTGTGCTGCGCATATCTTAATCTGCCCGCAGGCATTATCGTAAGGATTCTTTTCTCCACTCATAATATAACCTCAATGTATATTGTTTATAACTTTAGTAAAATTACTATAATACCCTTTTGATTAGCAGTGAGTGGATATTACTCTATTTGAGTCTGCCTGGCTACACAGAACCTGCAAAGGGCTTCATCATTATCTTTCTGCTTATCCTTCACAGGACAGTAATAATGGTCCCCTATCTTTTCCACAAAAAACCCGCCCGGAAAAGGCGTACCTTCAGGATGGGGCGGTGTTTTGGTTATGAATATATTATAAAGAGCACATAAATGGTACAGCACAGTCATATCATGTGCTTGGGAAGTGTCTTTCGTATCAATATTATCAAGTTTTTCCTGGAAACTTTTAATGAATTCAATAAACTGTTCCTTATCAAGTATCTGATTATAGGAATGTGTTTTAGCAATAATTGCTTTAAAATTTGAAATAAGTTGTTCAGCCATCTTTTCCCTGAACACTTTTTTATATTTCAATGGGAGATACTTACATTCCTTCTCCAGTTGGGCCTGTATTTTCATCAGGTCAAAAACAGTATATGCCGAGAGTTCTTTATTAAGTTTTGATAGCAGGGTCTGCTGGTCATGCACAGATTCCTGTAGTTCATGGACACTTTTGAGTTTCTTAAATGAAGACGCTGCCATAGTAATGCATCAACCTTTACACTTATAATAATACATCAACCTTTGCGCTTCAGTATTTTAATTTCACTATCCGGCTTTCCAACATAGACCTCGTCCGCATTAAGGAAAATACCGTGTTCGACCACTCCGGTACAATTGGATAATTCCCTGGAAAGCTGTTCAGGGTCATTGATCATACCAAAATCAGCATCCACCACGAAATTACCGTTATCTGTGATCACAGGTCCGTCTTTATGTGCCGCC harbors:
- a CDS encoding site-specific DNA-methyltransferase, which translates into the protein MNLTDNEKRDAIKLIEAGKPLPDKYRFLLFDDNREVELLWNSKTAEVTNVVLPFQIIEQVDEPRSEETRERYKQMTLFDVDERGRQLKGWTNKLIWGDNKLILSSLKNGPLREEIEKQGGIKLIYIDPPFDVGADFSMDIEIGGDTFTKKPNVLEEIAYRDTWGRGADSFIAMIYERLVLMRDLLAEDGSIYVHCDWRVNSFLRLVLAEVFGKKNFRSEITWVRSTNPKGSQHVSQKYDVYTDSIYYFAKSDKTAINLEDIRIPLSKADLEEKYKYSDEKGRYYDGPIVRSMSMGPRPTMVFEYKGYTPPNCGWRVVRKKLEEIDRNGDLGWTSNGKPFRKLRPKDDKGKPVGNFWNDISLINSQAEERIGYPTQKPEALLERIIKASSNEGDLIADLFGGSGTTAAVAEKLGRKWIVSDLGKFAIHTTRKRIIGVQRQLKEDARDWRAFEILNLGKYERQHYIGVNPNLREEEKQKQLEAKEKHFVELILHAYRAEAVENFKTFHAKKAGRMVAVGPVNLPVTRLYVEEVILECREKRISRVDILGFEFEMGLFPNILDEAKTKGIDLAMKYIPREVFDKRAVEKNQVVFHDVSYIEVKPHVKKKSIAVELTDFSVFYSQDSIDHAAESLKAGKNKIVVEQGQIVKVSKNKKGIITREVLTQHWTDWIDYWSVDFDFESKREIIAVKNEETDETEEYWTGDFIFENEWQSFRTKKDRNLELKTPLHECKPGRYKIAVKVVDIFGNDTMKIIEASV
- a CDS encoding ImmA/IrrE family metallo-endopeptidase, whose protein sequence is MSEPIPVNPDIMRWARETAGYSIEDVVDKIKRKRVTAEVVQDWENGNASPSYPQLEKLAYKIFKRPLALFFFPEPPEEETPRQSFRTLPRQEIDLMEPTLLYLIRKAMALRENLKELYDNVNPAKQKIFIDLEIKSSDPVSNAAKEVRKYLGVSLKEQYAVESNEDALKYWRNLLEEHGIFIFKGAFKDEEFSGFCLYDNVFPIIYINNSQAKSRQIFTLFHELAHLLFRTGGVDLRHDDFVWRISGNNKHIEVFCNKFAGEFLVPSEDVQKHLRNKSIDDNLLSGLAKKYSVSREVILRKCLDLGYVGQAFYESKVREWETEASKHKKPGSGGDYYRTQKTYLGDRYIETAFSKYYQGVISKSQLSDYLGIKEDKVLKFEDNLLRRS
- a CDS encoding DUF4411 family protein, with amino-acid sequence MKYVFDTGPLIDLFNHYYPARFPTLWEQFHDLVLEGELISVREVYNEINSREDALTSWAKEEKDKLFSKPTIEEFRFVSEIFKVQHFQAMIRNKERLQGKPVADPFVIARAKVLNCQVVTTEIFRDHSAKIPNVCNYFSVQCTNLEGFMEQEGWTF
- a CDS encoding nucleotidyltransferase; the protein is MKREQALKLLREHKQEFEEQYGITRLGIFGSVARDEAVDSSDVDVVVEMPPDMFARVSLKEELETIFRSKVDLVRYWRRMNHYLKRRIDREAYYV
- a CDS encoding DUF86 domain-containing protein yields the protein MYDATLLLEKLEQIDEALEKIQRRFTSINSPDDFLDSDKGQDMLDGIAMMLIAIGENFKTIDTDTEGKYLTKHYPDIHWSGVKGVRDVLSHQYFNIDAEEIFYICTNDLQPLRTVVQEMIKELKNGHTP
- a CDS encoding DEAD/DEAH box helicase family protein, with protein sequence MAIHPDFPPSPHNILNPDIRWFPADEALSESSYDKLLPPLVHVLRKKVKAWRDNGYDGASNTSKSLLNWWFKTEHLLPKADGTTFLFQYYFAQREAVETVIYLYDVVHVKDKYDLLRYDSSEAVSAGMFDEDWRRFVIKMATGSGKTKVLSLILAWCYFHKLYEPDSKLARNFLMIAPNIIVLDRLRTDFDGLRIFFNDPVLPDNGYEGQNWQDDFQLTLHIQDDVNITRKTGNIFLTNIHRVYASNDVEPSFEDDDLADYFLGRRPTGETIDSKVDLGDIVREIDELVVLNDEAHHIHDKRLAWFRSIEDIHNRLRQKDHFLSLQVDVTATPKHNNGAIFVQTISDYPLVEAITQNVVKHPVLPDSASQSKLIEQQSAIFSEKYADYLNLGVEEWRKAYVEHEKLGKKAILFAMTDDTKNCDEVAEYLKNNFPELKDSVLVIHTKNNGEISEASSKKAKEEMDILRKQANEIDGLDSPYKAIVSVMMLKEGWDVRNVTTIVGLRPYSAKSNILPEQTLGRGIRCMYPGSGTKEYVSVVGTDAFMNFVESIQNEGVELERRAMGEGTRAKTPLIVEVDNENTKKDLDKLDIRLPVLTPRIFRNYKSLEDLNPGTFENKKVGYKLFSEEEKREIIFKDITTNEVTHTTTLDPITVTDYRNAIGYFTQIIMKDINLFSGYDVLYGKVKEFIQNFLFDQEIEIDDLNTIRNLSELEATKAVIETFKKKINELTVQDKGDVKIKDYIILRQTRPFVAKEQSYLVPQKSIFNKIIGDSQLELHFASFLEGCDDVISYVKNYFAVNFRIDYENIDGDISNYYPDFIVKKSEKEIYIIETKGQEGLDVPLKMNRLKQWCEDINKLQKEIMFDYIFVDEEGFHAYTPSSFKHLVNTFKEYKSE
- a CDS encoding Glu/Leu/Phe/Val dehydrogenase → MSGEKNPYDNACGQIKICAAQMDMDPGLYEILISHKMIHTVSLPIKMDNGGIKVFTGYRVQHNDARGPYKGGIRYHHEVSMDEVKSLAMGMTWKCALIDIPYGGAKGGIVCNTKEMSIGEKEHITRRYTTMISQFIGPYRDVPAPDMYTDAQTMAWMMDTYSVIKGYSVPEVVTGKPIGLGGSEGRAEATGRGAAIILRETAKTLGMKLKDSTVVIQGFGNVGVNAAMTLNSMGCRIIGVSDSRGGIFDPDGLNPSKVFAHKLETGSVEGFQGSEKLTNEELLELECDFLVPSALGNQITMKNAGNIKAKVIVEGANNPTTTEADTILDNNGILLVPDILANSGGVMVSYLEWVQNINRQHWSLTEVNQQLEAKLVSSFKNVWDAKEEKGLNMRDASLAIGVSRVADSIKMLGLFP
- a CDS encoding DUF2115 domain-containing protein — translated: MAASSFKKLKSVHELQESVHDQQTLLSKLNKELSAYTVFDLMKIQAQLEKECKYLPLKYKKVFREKMAEQLISNFKAIIAKTHSYNQILDKEQFIEFIKSFQEKLDNIDTKDTSQAHDMTVLYHLCALYNIFITKTPPHPEGTPFPGGFFVEKIGDHYYCPVKDKQKDNDEALCRFCVARQTQIE